A single region of the Pelobates fuscus isolate aPelFus1 chromosome 4, aPelFus1.pri, whole genome shotgun sequence genome encodes:
- the LOC134608171 gene encoding meiosis-specific coiled-coil domain-containing protein MEIOC-like: MIQNMDNSFLSQFVNGMTGSEALSQSKLYSSWSVCGDEPVTSSVPEFREKSSQFTFTDSGNRLDMFGLVSSNTEESNKVEPVTDWDSLSKLFPPLWAPNTDEQRELSDYVPHTLPDSDTRSYREEIRTLPDMGSLQRGFEDLGLLESFVSHPEPQLDELSNDVYIENPALKLNSTFQQTPQPPQYTGDYIKFNCTDYAMNGASVDTNAQKRPHEYSGFPKQVWKGENGSFKFGKSSPTNPLIYSSDSRDAWSKENYLKTCNMEPPSMKPTIPQYNQQFHKERRFLPFAQRKLYNTGSENQYTNYPNIPFDSRENQVCQGPNESFMKSSDFSSSTNAIYHNENLQPSCFGNRCLDFEAVGTQKQAISPLPSPVSSLSDGSPTHNSLSQQPYYSYAASSSSSRSDGHTHRNNATNKITFSGLIDENQRGVKSFGQSSPTKEVNYGKMSFGFQAPKSPTPQNSDRYHRLPKKNNPQNNSNTDRRCKRNWSSQQGNARSNPQQFNMFQKKQDANIGNVSDFINASFLPSFSLMSNLKQNQNFPSFNAQPFAPSANMPFPPPPFPFSDLIDLLHYEDLNPLNPFINELLSGEIPPPYVAFPAPFNRYRPPRNRSGPASELHSQLEECCEQLRVLEKDRKKTEADLARHFPGNRVSSSYSSSVPRLPTNPSRVDRLIVDELREQARAVSLIKIMERICSCSLHVNITLALEHHLEAILLTRARRKDEIVNVANRQKQGSPRFNNERDVLALAAAIKEMVASTRKARTALWCALQMTLAKSPSGSAVAPEDLERVLQELCPRQSSSGIDVEDGKKGCEEKHL; encoded by the exons GAGTCTAACAAAGTGGAACCAGTGACTGACTG ggACTCTTTATCAAAACTTTTTCCCCCATTATGGGCTCCAAATACTGATGAACAGAGAGAATTGTCTGATTACGTTCCTCATACCCTCCCAGACTCCGACACCCGATCTTACAGGGAAGAAATAAGAACGTTGCCAGACATGGGGAGCCTGCAGAGAGGTTTTGAAGATCTAGGTCTCTTGGAGTCTTTTGTATCTCATCCTGAGCCCCAGCTAGATGAGCTCTCTAAtgatgtttacattgaaaaccctGCTTTGAAACTGAACTCAACCTTTCAGCAAACTCCACAGCCTCCCCAGTACACTGGAGACTACATTAAATTTAACTGTACGGATTATGCAATGAATGGCGCCAGTGTCGACACCAATGCCCAGAAGAGGCCACATGAATACTCTGGTTTCCCTAAGCAAGTGTGGAAAGGTGAAAATGGAAGTTTTAAATTTGGGAAATCCAGTCCAACAAATCCACTTATTTATTCCTCTGATTCGAGAGATGCATGGAGTAAAGAAAATTATCTTAAAACATGCAACATGGAACCACCGAGTATGAAACCTACAATTCCTCAGTATAATCAACAGTTTCATAAAGAGAGAAGATTTCTGCCATTTGCGCAAAGAAAACtatacaatacagggtctgaaaACCAATACACTAACTACCCAAACATTCCATTTGACTCGCGTGAAAACCAAGTTTGCCAAGGTCCCAACGAGTCCTTTATGAAGTCTTCTGACTTTAGTTCATCTACAAATGCCATCTATCACAATGAAAATCTTCAGCCCTCCTGCTTTGGGAACCGGTGTCTAGACTTTGAGGCTGTAGGTACTCAGAAACAAGCAATCAGTCCGCTTCCATCACCCGTTAGTTCATTGTCAGATGGATCTCCAACACATAACTCCCTGTCCCAACAGCCTTATTACTCCTATGCTGCGTCTTCGTCAAGTTCACGGagtgatggacacacacacagaaacaatgctACCAACAAAATTACCTTTTCAGGGCTAATTGATGAAAATCAGAGAGGTGTTAAATCATTTGGACAATCTTCTCCTACTAAAGAGGTCAATTATGGAAAAATGAGCTTTGGTTTCCAAGCCCCCAAGTCTCCTACGCCACAAAACTCTGATAGATATCACCGATTACCCAAAAAGAACAACCCACAGAATAATTCAAACACAGACAGGCGATGCAAAAGAAACTGGAGTTCTCAACAAGGAAATGCCCGTTCTAATCCACAACAGTTTAACATGTTCCAGAAGAAGCAGGACGCAAACATTGGCAATGTTTCCGACTTCATCAATGCTTCTTTCCTCCCATCTTTCTCCTTAATGTCCAATCTAAAGCAAAACCAAAATTTTCCTTCCTTCAACGCTCAACCATTTGCTCCATCAGCCAACATGCCTTTTCCTCCTCCAccatttccattttctgatctcaTTGACCTTCTTCATTATGAAGACTTGAATCCCCTTAATCCCTTCATAAACGAGTTATTGTCTGGTGAAATTCCTCCGCCATATGTTGCGTTTCCTGCTCCATTCAATAGATATCGTCCACCAAGAAATCGCAGTGGACCTGCCAGTGAGCTACATAGTCAACTAGAAGAATGCTGTGAGCAATTAAGAGTCCTTGAAAAGGATAGGAAAAAG ACTGAAGCAGATCTTGCTAGACACTTTCCTGGTAACAGAGTATCCAGCTCCTACAGCTCCTCAGTCCCAAGGCTTCCTACAAATCCATCAAGGGTTGACCGATTAATTGTGGATGAATTACGGGAGCAGGCAAGG GCTGTGTCGCTGATTAAAATAATGGAAAGGATCTGTAGCTGTTCTCTTCACGTTAATATAACCCTGGCTCTGGAACACCATTTAGAAGCGATTCTCTTGACTCGGGCACGGCGCAAGGATGAGATTGTGAATGTTGCTAATCGCCAAAAACAAGGGTCGCCCAGATTTAATAACGAGAGAG atgtcCTAGCTTTGGCAGCTGCAATAAAGGAAATGGTAGCTTCTACTCGCAAGGCAAGAACTGCATTATGGTGTGCTCTGCAAATGACCTTGGCGAAATCTCCCTCTGGCTCTGCAGTAGCACCAGAAGACCTGGAGAGAGTGCTGCAGGAGCTGTGTCCCAGACAGTCCTCCAGTGGTATTGATGTTGAAGATGGCAAAAAAGGGTGTGAGGAAAAGCATTTATAG